CTATCCCAGCCCATTCTCCCAAGCAGACGTATATTCAAGCATATTGTACATTATAGTTGGACCGCCTAaccacactactatcactgcaAGCGTCGGACGGAGTATGATCCCATCAACCTAAACATCTTATCAAGTTTGACATTTGACACTGAAAACGTCATTCCTCCCATGTACGTCTAAGGAAAAGTTATGAACGGAAGCGTGAAGTTTCTTACAGTGCGTGACCTGTAACCATGGCTGTATTCTACCACAAATTTGCACAAAATCACAATAAAAATTCTGTCAATGCCCACGCTCAGTCCATCATACTATAGGCTAACACATTCTGGATAGGACAGTAAATATTGGGAATTAATTGTCCATTTATGATTGATGATTATTCCATTGCGCTCGAGTCAACCTTTCGTTCGGATTGTCTATTTTCATATTATTCATTTACCAGTATGAGTATATTGAAATAGCCCACATTTTCAACTCATGCCTTATCGATTCGCCGCCGTCAAACATTAGCCATAGCTAGTTCGCGCTTTTGCTCAATTCAATGTAGGTATTTTCTGAAGATTATAAATCTTCCATCTGACAGAATACGATATTTGATTAATCAGAAGTATTGCGGATATCAGATTAAAAAGACTGCAAACATTACACTCCCTGCATGCTCATTCGAAGCGGGCATTTTCTCGGAGCATTTTGAGGCGGACGTTGGAACAAGCAAGAGTGTTGGTGACAAATTCTTACTTGAAATACGACAAATTGGCCTTTGGGAAGAAGAAAAACTTTACTTCCTGATTTGGAGTTCCTAATTCGTACGGAAATAAGGTATCAAGCTTCAGAGGTTCTTCTTTTGGACCCGTAAACTTGACTTTGGAgtaaaaggtaggcctatagctaGCTATGGAGTTGGACATTCGATAATGGAAGACATTTATATACAAGGAGCGCCCTTCGGAGCTGCCATGTACTTTTTTACCCTTGAGATTTGACGTTGGAATACAACGAATATTCGGAGATAAATTCTGCTTTGGTGGGATCCTCATGGTTGTTTACGAATTTTACGGCAAGAGGGAAAACTGCCGTGCAGAACGCAGTATGAGCGAATCGTTGATTCACTCACCAAATCTAAAAAGCAATTTTCTTTTCGTGACGAGAAATATGGCTGTGTAAACTTGTTTATTGACTAACATGAGGAGTTCTTGAGTAGAACTGTTTGACCAAGTGAAAATACGTCTAATTACCTCAATAACCTTTTCCGTGGTTTCGCACAAGAAGGCCAAGGAGATAGAACATAGGTAAAGCCTGGAACGTTGAAATCCTATTCCTCAAATGAGGGTAGTTATAGGGATTCGGGAATGATTGACCATTGTTTCTCTATTTTTTATTCTATTCATATTCACAGTGAAGTCATTCCTATGATTTAGTACGCATTTTGATAAATCAAACACATCATGGGTGATAGACTAAAAGGAAGGCGACATTCCGAACCAACACGGTGCGGATCGGAACGAGTGGAGGACAGTAAATGTCAAAACAAACATGTAGGGAGGCGCAGCATCCAGGATCTGCAGCGGCTCGATCAGATACAGGAAAGAGAGCGTAAGAATCTGAAACGAGAACAGGACAAACTCAAGCAGGAGTACATGAAGGGGCGGCAGGGCCTTTCCCCTAGCGTCGATTCGTATCTGGACCACCAGATCGGCAAACGGGCTGGTCAGAGACAGAAAGAATACTATCTGATCGCTAAACGGGCAGAGGCTCAGAAGCGCGCCATTTTAGACCCCGAGGGCTTCGCTCGGGAGGATGACGAGTGTAGTTTGGATGAGGCGGAACGAAATGGTAGCATGGCTCATTTATGATTCTGGCTTACATGTGTGTATGCGTTTACGCATATATAAAGaggctgaaaaaaatgtttcaagaCCATGAATGATTCTAGCTGCTGTATATAATGCGTACGGTGGGCAGAATAAAATGACCGACCGACGAATGATAGCTCACACAAAGGAGGCACAAAGGGAAATCTAAGAGCAATATATGATCGTGACCCGCGTCTCAGTATTGCATGACTCTGCAGTAAGAATGGATTAACACTCAAATTGATATGAATTAAAGTGTCAATGACATATGTGATCCTTTGAGGAGGACTCCGCGGTCGGGAGAACAGCTAGTGGTTCGATCGTCTTGGTCAGTGGCTTCTCATGGTCGATTTCGCATGCCGATTAATCCGCCTTTGCGGAGAAGAGAAACAACGCCGTGGACCATATTAAGTTGTCATAATGCTGTCCAACAAAGTCATGTCCAAAGAAAAAGTGTTTCTCATCTCATTTACTATAAGATGTTCATAAATAGTTATGTTGATTCTATAGTGAAACGATGGACTGTAGGGGACGGGAGAGCAATGGTTTTCCAGGGCGACTTTTCCGAAGATGCAATAAAGACATATGCCTTGTTTGGCCCGCGCCCCTCATATGCCCCGGAAAATGGATATTTTgtacctatacatgtatttccaaattTTTCTCAAGCAGAGCCCTTTGTCTCAAAGATTACAACCGTCTTCTCTgggttacactccggacgcatcggaccggcctcgtcctgtcgcccggtataCGCAGTGCAATGGTCTGCCCCTGGAGTCTACTCTGGGTGGGCTGCGACCCCCGTTTCACCTTGGACCAGAAAGATCCATATTGTCCTCGACAAAGGACTATATTAAATTTGTTAACATTTCCATACATATTTGATATATTGTATATAATCATAACCCCGGTTCACGCGTACAGCCTAGCTAGAAAGATCAACCATGCACCACTAAGTATCAAAGAAGGTTGTTTATTGTTTGCACGGACCTATAAAAATATATAGTACATACATACTCCATTAAAAAAAGCCAAGAAGAAACAACGTTATTACCCCCAGAAAAGATTTATTATATGAGAGCTAGAATATCGATTTTTGAAGAGAAGTCTTCATATTTCGATGAACTTGCTGCATGTTTTGTATTGATCTTTCACTGGTGAACATCttgtttacatgtatacatccaTGAAGCTTGAGTCCCAATCTACCATGCTTGTCAATTTGGCGACAAAGGAAACGCAACTGCCCGGCAGCATGTAGCAACATTGGTTCCAGTTCCTCTTGGAACTACTTCAAAGTACTCGGTAACTTTGGTAACTGCATCTTTTCGATGACGTACATGAACATCTCTCTTTGTTCACTTTCAGCTCCGGTTTCTAAAACCTGGAACGTCCGATTTAATTCAATATCAGAAAGTTTCATTTCGGATACGAAGTTGTCCCATAGGGACAACCGAAGTTCAGGGTCTTCGTCGGTGAACTGCAAAATGTGTCGGTTTATCTTCAAAACTCTAACTAGTTCCAGTGCCATCTCTTGAGCTAATGCGTTACCAAGTTTCTGATGCTTCAAAGCGGAGTCCATGGTCCCCTTATCCACAATTATATCAAAACTGGCGTCCCTGAAAGGCATGCTCCGC
Above is a window of Lineus longissimus chromosome 3, tnLinLong1.2, whole genome shotgun sequence DNA encoding:
- the LOC135484608 gene encoding citrate synthase-lysine N-methyltransferase CSKMT, mitochondrial-like, which codes for MAANVVIAFMKKLPIENDVVLKVMDLGCGSSPFSRILYERSPIPVGVVGLDYAESAVASAKKKFRENGITIPGTTNSSLSFTTADARSMPFRDASFDIIVDKGTMDSALKHQKLGNALAQEMALELVRVLKINRHILQFTDEDPELRLSLWDNFVSEMKLSDIELNRTFQVLETGAESEQREMFMYVIEKMQLPKLPSTLK